A window from Dermacentor albipictus isolate Rhodes 1998 colony chromosome 10, USDA_Dalb.pri_finalv2, whole genome shotgun sequence encodes these proteins:
- the LOC139050954 gene encoding endothelin-converting enzyme 1-like isoform X2: MSCHSQNSEESLSEESKTRVDSHNPPPDETKVGEAAAPEFLPPTSSDGPSKAPLPNVGSAHATAATLTSGQQVPSLPEKSKPPPDATKDGKERHSRRRSSRKRSSSTRNVDATTLSTSHRAPSLYDIEYSVTDHHDTLGLPLPPADSKKRLSASSTHASAPARKLSSKRKSSKGAGPEGNDVSQRSPSDHSVPARPHEKYERIAEQPANEHVTKVGGEVDHTPQMSFQDRDAAGSTVTKELPASRDAEQQATEGTFQLQTSTSDGITKRVAAGANGANLPNSASARDEARSVETNKPPKVRAHVTHPTVQPRITTTGMLCSAFFVICVIAASVILVLVTNYETIEEVACIESPCVAARRDLYALLNTSADPCVDFYDHVCGKWVNRETGGSFYGDSVKTSEVKLQEAIASDRLENYEREGAKVLSQIYKACERYVAVETTLTQALESADAFLSLSTLKRADSKAEVAGFLIRTCLETGLYSVVAMMIVRDGGEEPLYVAPGSSLNKRFLRNGDSMGATTSESHPWRLLRQVLEAFPDVKNATDVAQVLYWLDADLDMALETYRKPFLERAPFDVAFHGFVDGVTVPEWLKAANLILPAWRALGRRGTVLMMNAKVVRHVLSVLFSKGTRIAALYLSAYLASYVATMENDKRRVVSGEKSVAWLCLSRARECLTKTWPQLLATLLRARSSASILEDIFTTIKKASTSRKVFTWLGEKSREVASQEVASTSMVIQEPIDPKANYSGLDVGEGAHNGSLFTDSDDHAHSFVSKYWLARRHDQRARMVSPPTMRHQQSMRSAFTGDVVYLRRVGVVLVPGVYHTEPYMYGSDVPCYFNYGTVGALLASQVAIVVHPDFAGFRHGMPWWARDTHDRYSLRIRCLVDLHYRLGFKDQVAESPQIDTQTRNAGAAGDHVHHRPGPPACLRRHGGRLSEPRPKLRRLQRSLAGGDAHLLHALLPALVQRIPAAPSAHAARDVPAASSQHARVQRRLRVLRQRPPRQGTLPDVESAV, encoded by the exons GTCGAGCCGCAAAAGGAGCTCCAGCACGCGAAATGTGGACGCGACCACGTTATCCACCTCTCATCGGGCGCCGTCCTTGTATGATATCGAATACAGCGTTACCGATCATCACGATACTTTAGGGCTCCCCTTACCGCCGGCAGATTCCAAAAAACGGCTCTCCGCTTCCTCCACTCACGCAAGCGCACCAGCGCGTAAGTTATCGTCTAAGCGCAAAAGCAGTAAGGGAGCAGGCCCTGAAGGGAACGACGTTTCTCAGCGCTCCCCCAGCGATCATTCTGTCCCTGCAAGGCCCCATGAAAAATACGAACGAATCGCCGAACAACCCGCCAATGAGCACGTTACCAAGGTCGGTGGGGAAGTGGACCACACGCCGCAGATGTCATTTCAAGACAGAGATGCTGCTGGGTCAACAGTAACTAAAGAACTGCCGGCCTCCAGAGACGCGGAGCAGCAGGCAACCGAAGGCACTTTCCAACTGCAGACGTCCACTAGCGATGGGATCACGAAAAGGGTCGCTGCTGGGGCCAATGGTGCGAACCTTCCGAACAGCGCAAGCGCGAGGGATGAAGCCCGGAGTGTCGAGACGAACAAGCCACCGAAAG TTCGAGCACACGTCACCCATCCTACTGTCCAACCGAGAATCACTACTACCGGGATGCTGTGCAGCGCGTTCTTCGTCATCTGCGTGATCGCTGCCTCTGTCATCTTGGTGCTCGTGACCAACTACGAAACCATCGAGGAAGTCGCGTGCATCGAATCTCCGTGTGTCGCAGCCAGGCGGGACTTGTACGCCCTTCTCAACACCAGTGCAGACCCTTGCGTCGATTTCTACGACCACGTTTGCGGGAAATGGGTCAACCGCGAGACCGGAGGCAGCTTCTACGGCGACAGCGTCAAGACGTCTGAGGTCAAGTTGCAAGAGGCCATTGCATCCGACCGGCTGGAGAACTACGAGAGAGAAGGTGCGAAGGTGCTGAGCCAGATCTACAAGGCTTGCGAGCGGTATGTGGCAGTCGAGACGACACTCACCCAAGCCCTTGAGTCCGCGGATGCCTTCCTCTCCCTGTCGACGCTTAAGCGGGCCGACAGTAAAGCGGAGGTCGCCGGATTTCTCATACGCACCTGCCTAGAGACTGGTTTATACTCCGTGGTCGCAATGATGATAGTTCGGGACGGAGGTGAGGAGCCCCTGTACGTAGCCCCGGGTTCATCCCTCAACAAGAGGTTCTTGAGGAACGGCGACAGCATGGGCGCCACGACGAGTGAAAGCCACCCTTGGCGTCTTCTGCGCCAGGTGCTCGAAGCCTTCCCGGACGTCAAGAACGCCACGGATGTCGCACAGGTGCTCTACTGGCTCGACGCCGACTTGGACATGGCGTTGGAAACGTATCGCAAGCCCTTTCTGGAGCGTGCTCCCTTTGACGTCGCCTTTCATGGGTTCGTCGACGGCGTCACGGTCCCTGAGTGGCTGAAGGCGGCCAACCTTATCCTTCCTGCCTGGCGCGCTCTGGGGCGTCGAGGCACCGTACTGATGATGAACGCGAAGGTGGTCAGGCACGTCTTAAGCGTTCTCTTCAGTAAAGGCACCCGGATTGCGGCGCTTTACTTGTCCGCCTATTTAGCATCGTACGTGGCCACCATGGAAAACGACAAGCGTCGAGTGGTGTCCGGCGAGAAGAGCGTGGCCTGGTTGTGCCTAAGCAGGGCCAGAGAGTGCCTCACCAAGACGTGGCCGCAGCTGCTGGCCACACTGCTACGTGCGCGAAGCAGCGCAAGTATCCTCGAAGACATATTCACCACCATCAAGAAGGCATCGACGAGTCGCAAGGTCTTCACGTGGCTCGGCGAAAAAAGTCGTGAGGTAGCCAGTCAGGAAGTTGCCAGCACGTCGATGGTCATCCAAGAGCCAATCGATCCGAAGGCTAATTACAG CGGCCTGGACGTCGGCGAGGGAGCGCACAATGGCTCACTCTTCACGGACAGCGACGACCACGCGCACTCGTTCGTGTCCAAGTACTGGCTTGCGCGACGGCATGACCAGCGGGCTCGCATGGTCAGCCCGCCAACCATGCGGCATCAGCAGTCCATGCGCAGTGCATTCACTGGCGACGTGGTTTATTTGCGACGCGTAGGCGTCGTCTTGGTGCCCGGCGTTTATCACACGgagccgtacatgtacggctcGGACGTGCCTTGCTACTTCAACTACGGCACGGTGGGAGCCCTCCTGGCAAGCCAG GTGGCAATTGTAGTGCACCCAGACTTTGCTGGGTTCAGGCATGGCATGCCCTGGTGGGCCAGGGACACCCACGACAGGTACTCCCTCCGCATCCGATGCCTCGTCGACCTTCACTACCGGCTCGGCTTCAAGGATCAAGTTGCTGAATCTCCGCAG ATTGATACGCAGACACGCAACGCAGGAGCAGCAGGCGACCATGTACACCATCGTCCAGGGCCTCCGGCTTGCCTTCGACGCCATGGCGGCAGACTTTCGGAGCCACGCCCCAAACTACGGCGTCTTCAGCGCTCACTGGCCGGAGGCGACGCGCATCTTCTTCATGCGCTACTGCCTGCTCTGGTGCAGCGCATCCCGGCAGCCCCATCCGCTCACGCCGCGCGAGATGTGCCTGCTGCCAGTTCACAACATGCCCGAGTTCAGCGACGCCTTCGGGTGCTCCGACAGCGCCCGCCACGTCAAGGGACGCTGCCGGATGTAGAGTCGGCGGTGTGA